Below is a window of Flavobacterium cyclinae DNA.
TGGCCAACATACTACTCGAAACGTCAATTGCCATTACAATATCGATTCCTTTAGTGGTTTTCGATTTTGAAGTTACGTCAACACTTCTTGGTCGGGCTAAGGCGATTATGATAGAACTTAAAGCTAAAATTCGCAACACGTGTAAAAAGGGTTTGGCTTTAGCTAAGAACGTTCTATTTTGTTTAAATGGCTCTAATGAACTCATTTTTACCGTTGCCGAAAGTTGGTTTCTTTTGTAAAATAGCCAACCTATTGCTATTGGTATCACCAAAAACAACCATAAAAATTCCGGATTTAAAAAAGATACTTTTCCCATTATTTTTTAGGTTTTCTTAGTTCAATTGAATTTTGAATTTTTTCTACAATCTCTTTTGCGTGTTCATCTTGTTCTTTGAAAATAAAGAAGAATTCTTGAGCACCTCCAGGTTGAGATAATACCATAATATCGTATTCCATTTTTACATCTTCTTCTCTTACTGGATCAAAAGCAGTAAAGGTTCCAAATGCTTTTTTGCCCGAAAGTCCTTTTACATTTTCAAATTCACCCGTTTTTACGATAATATTTTTAGCTCCAAAGTTTTCTAATTCTCGCAAATCAGTTTCCAGAGCTACATCTAAATCTATTTTTGTAGTGTCCTTGAAGGCTGTTGTATTTAAAACAATTGAAAAATTATCAATAATACTTCCGTATGCAAAACGACTGGTTGCTTTTACGTTTTCTGGTAAGTTATTTTGGATTTTCTCATCGATGGTTCGTTTTAACACTTTTGGTGTTGAAATAATTATTGCTGGTTCTCCGTATTCGGAAGTTATCCATTCTTTTTCCAATAATTCTTCTGTTGAGTGACCAATATAATTGTCTTTGATAAAATCAAATCCCACAGTGTAAGCAAAAATTACGATTGAAGCCACCAATAAAAAAGCGGAAATTCCGATTGACATCACCAAACGTTTGAATTTTTGCTTTTGCATTTCTTTCTTACGTACTTCCTCTGCAAATAAAATAGCCGCTTGATCTTCGGTTCGTGGTAAAGCTTTGTCAATTACCAATAAGAATTTATCGATGATTTTTTTATCGGTTTCAATTTCGAAAGGTAGCGGTTGCGATTTAGCAAATTTTACCAAATCAGAATTTTCTAACACTTTCTTGAATTTGTCTAATTCTTCACGATTGACAAACATTTTTTTGTCGGCAATTGCTTTTTTTAAGGCTTCTAGCAATTCACTAGAAGTACTTTCCATTGCTGGAATATGGATGGATTCTTCGATGTACGTTCTGGTGATATCGGTCATTTCAGAATAGTATTCTTTCACATCACCGCGTTGTACTAATTGTTTTTTATCTAAGTTTTGAAGATACGCAATCGCTTTTTCAATTGGCGAAGCGAAAAATTCTTCTTTTTGCTCTTTGTCTTTTTGTAATCTTTTGATGATGAAGTACGATGCAAATCCAGAAGCCACAATCAAAACCAATAAAATCAAAAGTTTCCACCATTCGCTCATCGGTTTTTCTTCGGTGGCGATGATGTCTTTGATGTCGTACATTTGTTGCTTTGTAGTATCAACTTTTACATCGTTTACCAAAATCGAAAGTGAATCGGTACGGAATTCTTTCTGATTGATTTTCACCAATAACTTAGGAATTACATAGCGTCCGGAATCAAATTGGGTTAACCCGTACTTTTTGATTAATTCGTATTGGTTGTCGTTCTTAACTGTGTCAATTGGATACGATTCTAATATTTCCAAAGCACCAAAAAACTTCCCATCTGGAAAAACGACTTTATCTTTTGCGTTTACTTTTGCTTTGATGGTTAAATTGAATTGCGATCCAATTTTAATTTGAGTTGAGTCAATAGAAGTCGAGATTTGTTGGGCAAACCCAAAAAATCCGAACAATAAAGCAATATATAAGTAAAGTTTATTTTTCATTTTTCTTAATTACGCGCTTTAAAATAACCTAATAATTTGGTTACATAGCTTTCATCCACTCTTGAACTAATCGTTCCTGCTCCACATTTTGAAAAAATATCTTTGAAATAATTTACGTTTTCACGATAGTATTTTTCGTAATCCATTCGCACTTTTTTTGACGTGGTATCAACTAAAAGCGTTTCGCCTGTTTCAGCATCTAACATATTTACAATACCAATATTTGGAATACTTTCTTCTCTTTGGTCAAAAACTCGAATTCCGGTTACATCATGTCGTTTTGAAGCGATTTTCAACGTGTGTTCGTAATCTTTCACCATGAAATCGGAAATTAAAAACACGATGGCTTTCTTTTTCAAAACGCTTGATAAATATTTCAAAGCTTGCGATAAATCGGTTTTTTTGCTTTTCGATTCGAATTCGATTAACTCGCGAATGATTCGTAAAACATGCGATTTTCCTTTTTTAGGTGGAATAAACAATTCGATTTGGTCCGAAAACAAAAGCAAACCTATTTTATCATTATTCTGAGTTGCCGAAAACGCTAATGTGGCAGCAATTTCAGTAACCATATCGCGTTTTAGTTGATTTTTTGTACCAAAACTTTCTGAACCCGAAATATCTACCATCAACATCATGGTTAATTCGCGTTCTTCTTCAAATACTTTTACGAAAGGTTCGTTATAGCGTGCGGTTACATTCCAATCGATAGCTCTTACGTCATCACCGTATTGGTATTGGCGCACTTCTGAAAACGTCATCCCGCGTCCTTTAAACGACGTGTGATATTCTCCCGAAAAGATATGATCACTCAATCTTCGGGTTTTGATTTCAATTTTTCGAACTTTCTTTAGAATTTCTTTGGTATCCATTTCTATTAGTTGGCAGTCGCAGTTAACAGTCGCAGTTTAAGAATAGAATTATCTGAACACTGAGACTGAACACTGATAACTAAATTAAGGCACTTCAACTTCGTTAACAATTCTGCTAATAATGTCTTCTGTGGTTACATTTTCAGCTTCTGCTTCGTAGGTGATTCCAATTCTGTGACGTAATACATCGTACACTACAGCACGAACGTCTTCTGGAATTACATACCCTCTACGTTTGATGAAAGCGTAACATTTAGCAGCAGTGGCTAAGTTGATACTTCCACGAGGCGAAGCTCCAAAACTGATTAATGGTTTTAGACTTTCTAATTTATATTTTTCAGGATAACGTGTTGCGAAAATTAAATCTAAAATGTATTTCTCGATTTTCTCGTCCATGTATACTTCACGAACGGCTTCTTGCGCTCTTAAAATTTGCTCTAACGAAACCACTTGGTTTACTTTTTCAAAAGCACCTTTTAAATTTTGACGAATTACGTGACGCTCTTCTTCCATTTTTGGATAATCGATCACCACTTTTAGCATGAAACGGTCAACTTGTGCTTCTGGTAATGGATAGGTTCCTTCTTGATCAACAGGGTTTTGCGTTGCCATTACCAAGAATGGTTTGTCTAACTTAAACGTTTCGTCACCAATGGTAACTTGCTTTTCTTGCATGGCTTCTAACAAAGCCGATTGTACTTTTGCTGGCGCACGGTTAATCTCATCTGCTAGTACGAAGTTGGCAAAAATAGGTCCTTTACGAATGGTAAAGTCATTTTGTTTGATGTTGTAAATCATAGTTCCTACTACATCGGCAGGTAACAAATCAGGTGTAAACTGAATACGACTGAACGAACCATGAACAGCTTGTGAAAGCGTATTAATGGCTAAGGTTTTAGCCAATCCAGGAACACCTTCCAATAAAATATGTCCTTGACCTAACAAACCTATTAATAATCGTTCGACCATGTGTTTTTGACCTACGATTACCTTATTCATTTCCATTGTAAGTAAGTCTATAAAAGCACTTTCTCTTTCAATCTTTTCATTAATTGCTCTAATGTCTAAGGTGGCTATATTTTCTTCCATTTTGGTTAAATTTTTACGCTGTGAAATTAACAACATTTTTTGACGCTGCAAATTGAATTTTTTTTTGGTTTTAAGTTGTTAACATTGCGTTAAAAATGCATAAAAAAGGTTGATTTTATGAGTGTTTTATGATTCTATTTTATAATTTTAAGAAAAAATTTAAAATACAACTATTATGCCTATAAAATTATCGCCTGTTATTGCAGGAGTTATGAATTGGGGTATTTGGGATAAAAACCTAAATACCAAAGAGTTTACTCATTTAATTAATTTATTTGTTGAAAATGGTATTTCCACTTTTGATCATGCGGATATTTATGGAGGTTATACTACTGAAGCTGCCTTTGGAAAAGCGCTTTCTGAAAGTAAAATTGATCGCAAAAAAATTCAGTTGATTACTAAATGTGGTATTCAATATACTACTGAAAATAGACCTAACAATTGGATTAAACATTACGAATATTCTAAAGATTATATTATTTGGTCAGCCGAAAATTCATTAAAAAATTTACAAACCGATTATTTGGATGTATTATTACTTCATCGTCCAAGTCCGTTAATGCAAGCTGATGAAATTGCAGAAGCGGTTTCTAAATTAAAAGCAGATGGAAAAATTCTATCTTTTGGAGTTTCAAATTTTACATCTTCTCAAACCGAATTATTACGTCAGAAAACCGAAATTTCTTTTAACCAAGTGCAATTTTCGGCAACCCATCATGAAGCGATGTTAGACGGAAGTTTCGATTACATGCAAATTCACAATATTAAACCAATGGCTTGGAATCCGCTAGGAACGGTTTTTAGAGAAAATACGGATCAAACCTTTAGATTGCGTCAGCTTTTGGCTAAGTTGGTGGAGAAATATCATATAGGTTCTGATATTATTTTATTGGCTTGGATTATGCAACATCCTGCTGGAATTTCTCCAGTGGCAGGAACGGTTAATTCGGGAAGAATTCAGCAATTGATGAAAGCAAAATCATTAGTTTTAGACAAACAAGATTGGTTTGCTATCTGGACGGAAAGTATGGGAAATAAAGTGCCTTAATTTAGTTTTCAGTCGCAGTTTTCAGTCGCAGAACAGCACTGTAAACTGAGACTGAGACTGCAAACCAAAACAATGATCAACAAGCGACTTCTTATCAAAAATCTTTTAGCTCATCATGATGAGAATAGTTTTTATGATAAGAAGCGGCAATTGAACTTACACACTAAAGAAGGGAAAGCCAAGTTTTTAAAGCACATCTGTGCGCTTTCTAATTCCAATCCTAGTAATAATTCTTATATTGTGGTGGGGGTTGAAGACGAAACCAATGAAATTGTTGGAGATGATTTTTTTGACGACAGCCGAATTCAGAATTTAGTGAATGCTTTTTTGGAAAATCCACCAAAAATTCAGTACGAAAATGTGCCTTTTCCGAATCTTCCAAAAGATAAAGTAGTAGGATTGGTTACTATTAAACCAAAATCAAAAACTTCCTATTTTAAAAAAGGCATTCACACCATTGAAGCGAATACTTACTTCGTTAGAAAAGGAAGTAACACAACACCTACTTCAGAAAAAATTCCGTATTCTAAACAAAATGTAGAAACCGTTATTAGTATTGAAAACAGTTCGCGAAACAGCATTGAAAACACTTTAGAAAGTGTCTTAGATTTCATTAATAATCGCCATAAAGATTTACCTTCTAAATACAAAGTTTTCAAAGAGTTGTTTGTGGTATGCTGGGCAGGAAACAAGAAAAAAATTCGGGATAAAGAATATTATTCACGA
It encodes the following:
- a CDS encoding AAA family ATPase, yielding MEENIATLDIRAINEKIERESAFIDLLTMEMNKVIVGQKHMVERLLIGLLGQGHILLEGVPGLAKTLAINTLSQAVHGSFSRIQFTPDLLPADVVGTMIYNIKQNDFTIRKGPIFANFVLADEINRAPAKVQSALLEAMQEKQVTIGDETFKLDKPFLVMATQNPVDQEGTYPLPEAQVDRFMLKVVIDYPKMEEERHVIRQNLKGAFEKVNQVVSLEQILRAQEAVREVYMDEKIEKYILDLIFATRYPEKYKLESLKPLISFGASPRGSINLATAAKCYAFIKRRGYVIPEDVRAVVYDVLRHRIGITYEAEAENVTTEDIISRIVNEVEVP
- a CDS encoding BatD family protein; this encodes MKNKLYLYIALLFGFFGFAQQISTSIDSTQIKIGSQFNLTIKAKVNAKDKVVFPDGKFFGALEILESYPIDTVKNDNQYELIKKYGLTQFDSGRYVIPKLLVKINQKEFRTDSLSILVNDVKVDTTKQQMYDIKDIIATEEKPMSEWWKLLILLVLIVASGFASYFIIKRLQKDKEQKEEFFASPIEKAIAYLQNLDKKQLVQRGDVKEYYSEMTDITRTYIEESIHIPAMESTSSELLEALKKAIADKKMFVNREELDKFKKVLENSDLVKFAKSQPLPFEIETDKKIIDKFLLVIDKALPRTEDQAAILFAEEVRKKEMQKQKFKRLVMSIGISAFLLVASIVIFAYTVGFDFIKDNYIGHSTEELLEKEWITSEYGEPAIIISTPKVLKRTIDEKIQNNLPENVKATSRFAYGSIIDNFSIVLNTTAFKDTTKIDLDVALETDLRELENFGAKNIIVKTGEFENVKGLSGKKAFGTFTAFDPVREEDVKMEYDIMVLSQPGGAQEFFFIFKEQDEHAKEIVEKIQNSIELRKPKK
- a CDS encoding DUF58 domain-containing protein, translating into MDTKEILKKVRKIEIKTRRLSDHIFSGEYHTSFKGRGMTFSEVRQYQYGDDVRAIDWNVTARYNEPFVKVFEEERELTMMLMVDISGSESFGTKNQLKRDMVTEIAATLAFSATQNNDKIGLLLFSDQIELFIPPKKGKSHVLRIIRELIEFESKSKKTDLSQALKYLSSVLKKKAIVFLISDFMVKDYEHTLKIASKRHDVTGIRVFDQREESIPNIGIVNMLDAETGETLLVDTTSKKVRMDYEKYYRENVNYFKDIFSKCGAGTISSRVDESYVTKLLGYFKARN
- a CDS encoding ATP-binding protein is translated as MINKRLLIKNLLAHHDENSFYDKKRQLNLHTKEGKAKFLKHICALSNSNPSNNSYIVVGVEDETNEIVGDDFFDDSRIQNLVNAFLENPPKIQYENVPFPNLPKDKVVGLVTIKPKSKTSYFKKGIHTIEANTYFVRKGSNTTPTSEKIPYSKQNVETVISIENSSRNSIENTLESVLDFINNRHKDLPSKYKVFKELFVVCWAGNKKKIRDKEYYSRVDIELVNEQVKLFYSALDEVSIEYDESSFSITEYISLGLNDKTSYYPFEKVTLTFFDNGYYKINSEMLFEPPQYNRKMLHHIYNSNLSLLGKLQKGLLLQPNEFLDLENLPQIMMICYLNGFEDAKQKLIDAKPYLKSLENPIAYVSFKEVMRILRKMKYNTRNE
- a CDS encoding aldo/keto reductase — translated: MPIKLSPVIAGVMNWGIWDKNLNTKEFTHLINLFVENGISTFDHADIYGGYTTEAAFGKALSESKIDRKKIQLITKCGIQYTTENRPNNWIKHYEYSKDYIIWSAENSLKNLQTDYLDVLLLHRPSPLMQADEIAEAVSKLKADGKILSFGVSNFTSSQTELLRQKTEISFNQVQFSATHHEAMLDGSFDYMQIHNIKPMAWNPLGTVFRENTDQTFRLRQLLAKLVEKYHIGSDIILLAWIMQHPAGISPVAGTVNSGRIQQLMKAKSLVLDKQDWFAIWTESMGNKVP